One part of the Syntrophorhabdaceae bacterium genome encodes these proteins:
- a CDS encoding BON domain-containing protein, which translates to MKKHLMIICALISSVLCGCSTVYQSTYGVAVEERSVKTIASDEKIKLTIQQRFLQDDTVKILDISTYCYYGQVYLVGEYETEKERDRAMQLASTASGVKSVIPYLLRKKKSDTCGITDNLEISTKLKAKLIADKDIWSTNIDVKVVQCNVVLLGIVGSENEIAKAIAHAKSVGSVRDVTSYLKATR; encoded by the coding sequence ATGAAGAAGCATCTCATGATAATCTGTGCACTTATTTCGTCGGTGTTATGCGGCTGCTCCACGGTCTATCAATCGACTTACGGTGTTGCCGTGGAAGAGCGCAGCGTCAAGACAATCGCCTCTGACGAGAAAATTAAACTCACGATCCAGCAGAGATTCCTGCAAGACGATACGGTGAAGATCCTTGATATCTCAACGTACTGCTACTACGGTCAGGTCTATCTTGTGGGTGAATACGAGACCGAAAAAGAGAGAGACAGGGCGATGCAGCTCGCAAGTACCGCGTCGGGCGTCAAGTCCGTAATTCCCTACCTGCTTCGCAAGAAAAAGTCAGATACATGCGGGATAACGGACAACCTTGAAATCAGCACCAAGCTCAAAGCCAAGCTCATCGCGGATAAGGACATCTGGTCAACGAACATCGATGTGAAAGTAGTACAGTGCAATGTCGTTCTCCTGGGTATCGTCGGCTCAGAGAATGAAATCGCCAAGGCTATTGCCCATGCAAAGAGCGTGGGAAGCGTAAGAGACGTGACCTCCTATCTAAAAGCGACCCGTTGA
- a CDS encoding dienelactone hydrolase family protein, translating into MDKRVFDLYDEYSRGLLDRRGFLKRLSLIAGGVVAANALFAMLEDRYAAADIVAKDDPRLSNEDITYQGATGDIRAKLSRPRKDGKVPGVVVIPENRGLNAHIADVTRRIALEGFLALAPDPLSPLGGTPEDESKAVSLIAQLDQQSTIKNYVAAVKYLKTHPMSTGKVGVVGFCWGGAMANQVAVNSPDVSAVVPYYGAQPASEDVPKIKASLLLHYAGLDQRINAGIPAYEAALKRASVDYKLYMYEGAQHGFNNDTNAERYSKEAAGLAWGRTIAFFKEKLKI; encoded by the coding sequence ATGGATAAGAGAGTGTTCGATCTCTATGACGAATACAGTCGAGGATTGCTCGACCGCCGCGGGTTTCTCAAAAGATTATCTCTCATCGCAGGCGGCGTGGTAGCCGCAAATGCCCTGTTTGCGATGCTGGAGGACAGGTATGCGGCAGCAGATATAGTTGCCAAGGATGATCCACGCCTCTCAAACGAGGATATTACCTATCAGGGCGCCACTGGCGATATTCGTGCCAAATTATCCCGACCGCGAAAGGATGGAAAAGTGCCAGGTGTGGTCGTTATCCCTGAGAACAGGGGCCTCAATGCCCACATTGCCGATGTGACGAGACGTATCGCCCTGGAAGGCTTTCTCGCCCTTGCCCCCGATCCTTTATCGCCTCTTGGAGGGACACCGGAAGATGAGAGCAAGGCCGTGTCGCTCATCGCTCAACTCGACCAGCAATCCACCATAAAGAATTATGTTGCGGCCGTAAAGTATCTGAAGACACATCCCATGTCCACAGGTAAAGTGGGGGTTGTGGGGTTCTGCTGGGGCGGCGCCATGGCCAACCAGGTTGCGGTGAATTCGCCCGATGTTTCGGCTGTAGTCCCATACTATGGCGCGCAGCCTGCTTCTGAAGACGTACCCAAAATCAAAGCGTCTCTACTACTCCATTACGCAGGCCTCGATCAGCGCATCAATGCGGGTATTCCCGCCTACGAGGCGGCCTTAAAGAGGGCGTCGGTCGATTACAAGCTATATATGTATGAGGGCGCTCAGCATGGTTTCAATAACGACACGAACGCCGAACGATATAGCAAAGAGGCGGCCGGGCTTGCATGGGGACGCACCATTGCCTTTTTCAAAGAGAAACTGAAAATCTAG
- a CDS encoding type III pantothenate kinase: MLLVIDIGNTNIVFGVYDGDTFINHWRLSTVLNKTHDEYAILLNSLLYMEKIRLSEIDSAIVSCVVPPLRIPFEITCRKYTGITPIFVEPGIKTGMPILSENTSEVGADRIVNAVAGYDKYKRPLIIVDFGTATTFDYVTPKGEYVGGCIAPGIMISLEALFERASKLPRVELAQPKNIVGRNTVHAMQAGITYGYVSLVDGIVKRMKDEVKTDPYVIATGGLSTLIYKGSETIDEVDEFLTLRGLKLLYEKNKEYHKFK; the protein is encoded by the coding sequence ATGCTCCTCGTTATCGACATCGGAAATACAAACATAGTCTTCGGCGTATATGACGGCGATACCTTCATCAACCACTGGAGGCTAAGCACCGTCCTTAATAAAACTCACGACGAATACGCTATCCTTCTCAATAGCCTTCTCTACATGGAGAAAATACGATTAAGCGAAATTGACAGCGCCATCGTCTCCTGCGTCGTGCCCCCACTTCGTATCCCCTTCGAGATTACCTGCCGCAAATATACCGGCATCACACCGATCTTCGTGGAGCCCGGCATCAAGACAGGTATGCCGATCCTTTCGGAAAATACGTCCGAGGTCGGAGCCGACAGGATCGTGAACGCCGTAGCAGGTTACGACAAATACAAACGACCCCTCATTATCGTGGATTTCGGTACGGCGACGACATTTGACTACGTGACGCCCAAAGGTGAATACGTGGGCGGCTGTATTGCCCCGGGGATCATGATATCCTTGGAGGCGCTTTTCGAACGGGCATCCAAGCTTCCCAGGGTGGAACTCGCCCAGCCCAAGAATATAGTGGGAAGAAACACCGTGCATGCCATGCAGGCGGGTATCACATACGGCTACGTGAGCCTGGTCGACGGGATCGTGAAAAGGATGAAAGACGAGGTGAAAACCGACCCATACGTGATCGCGACCGGAGGGCTCTCAACGCTCATATACAAGGGCTCAGAGACGATCGACGAGGTGGACGAATTCTTAACCCTGCGCGGTCTCAAGCTCCTCTACGAAAAAAACAAAGAGTATCACAAGTTCAAATAG
- a CDS encoding ferritin-like domain-containing protein, whose protein sequence is MATKEDRRAKVIEVLNKARSMELMAIHQYMNQHYNLDNMDYGDLAAKVKLIAIDEMRHAEMFADRIEELNAQPTTELAAPVQKGQKVEAAFSFDADLEDNTIASYNEFHLVCRENGDSISMKLFETIIDEEQIHFNYFDNVKDHIEELDGAYLAKIAGTPSATGLNTLGFAARFGGGTPQAGA, encoded by the coding sequence ATGGCTACAAAAGAGGATCGAAGAGCAAAGGTGATAGAGGTCTTAAACAAGGCGCGATCTATGGAGCTCATGGCCATTCACCAATACATGAACCAACATTATAATCTCGACAACATGGACTATGGGGATCTGGCGGCCAAAGTTAAGCTTATCGCCATAGACGAGATGCGGCACGCTGAAATGTTCGCGGATCGGATTGAAGAGCTCAATGCGCAGCCGACTACCGAGCTTGCGGCGCCTGTTCAGAAAGGGCAGAAAGTAGAGGCCGCCTTCTCTTTCGATGCCGACCTCGAAGACAATACCATTGCAAGCTACAATGAGTTTCACCTGGTCTGCAGAGAAAACGGGGACAGTATCAGCATGAAGCTTTTTGAAACCATCATCGATGAGGAACAGATACATTTCAACTATTTTGACAATGTGAAAGATCATATCGAAGAGCTCGATGGTGCCTATCTTGCCAAGATAGCCGGAACGCCGTCCGCCACGGGTTTGAACACCCTCGGGTTTGCGGCGCGATTCGGGGGCGGCACTCCGCAGGCAGGCGCATAG
- a CDS encoding nitroreductase family protein, which yields MDLLKVIQERRSVRKYRNDPVPDEIITEILEAARRSPSWANTQVCRFIVVKDPGIREKLVDALRPGNPATQAMKQAPVIICVAAKRGASGYGRGEPRTNKGDWFMFDSGIAMEHIVLAAWNFGLGTVHVGSFDAEKVEALLKIPEGFSMVEMTPLGYFDDPVGPETPRKPLSEIAFLDTFGKALK from the coding sequence ATGGACCTGTTGAAAGTGATTCAGGAGCGAAGAAGCGTGAGAAAATACCGGAACGATCCGGTGCCTGATGAGATAATCACTGAAATCCTGGAGGCGGCGAGACGGTCTCCCTCATGGGCCAATACGCAGGTCTGCCGTTTTATTGTGGTTAAGGACCCAGGCATTAGAGAAAAGCTTGTCGATGCCCTGCGGCCGGGTAACCCCGCTACCCAGGCCATGAAGCAGGCCCCGGTCATCATCTGCGTGGCCGCAAAAAGAGGGGCTTCCGGTTACGGGCGTGGCGAGCCGAGAACGAACAAGGGTGACTGGTTCATGTTCGATAGCGGCATCGCCATGGAACATATTGTGCTTGCCGCGTGGAACTTCGGCCTGGGCACCGTCCACGTCGGTTCTTTCGACGCAGAAAAGGTCGAAGCTCTCTTGAAAATTCCCGAAGGATTCAGCATGGTCGAAATGACGCCTCTCGGTTATTTCGATGATCCTGTCGGCCCCGAGACGCCACGCAAGCCTCTAAGCGAGATAGCTTTTCTCGATACTTTTGGCAAGGCACTGAAATGA
- a CDS encoding ATP-dependent helicase produces MKRYTIHRDAAASSPFIDYDKELNEEQRRVVLSENGPILVIAGAGSGKTRVVTYRVARLLEKGVQANSILLLTFTNKAAREMLHRVEHLMKIDTRYIWGGTFHHIGNMILRQQSERVGYKRNFTILDNEDAKDMIDVVLKASKIDTKSKMFPKGSVLKGIFSYAINTMSTIEEAVRERSPFFYDILEEIATLFNSYTEKKRAANAMDFDDLLYYWHKVLSENEDIRKAYAATFSRILVDEYQDTNRIQAEIVDFMGLLNRNVMVVGDDAQSIYSFRGANFQNILEFPKKYEDTQIFKLETNYRSTPEILGLANNTISQNKYQFEKTLRSIKPSGIIPVLAPSRDVIQQAEFVAQRITELQDEEGVPLNRIAVLYRAHYHSMEVQMELTRRGIPFEIRSGLRFFEQAHIKDVVSFLRVMDNPHDEISWKRMLKIFPKIGNKTAERIYEYIQACEDPFDELISKKIAGTFKNVLKENVETWSRLFRDLKELYEREAPSDMISAVLKQGYVDYLKFAYPNYETRLEDLNQLINFSTKYQSLETFLSELSLMSGLSGEEIVSAADEDEGRVVLSTIHQAKGLEWQVVFIIWCAEGRFPNPKSIEDGGLEEERRLFYVAVTRAMDELYLCYPLLTFDRQAGHIILRPSRFLTELSGSHYEEWSIADY; encoded by the coding sequence ATGAAGCGATATACGATTCACAGAGACGCGGCCGCCTCTTCACCTTTCATCGACTACGATAAAGAGTTGAACGAAGAACAACGCAGGGTCGTCCTTTCCGAGAACGGCCCCATCCTTGTCATCGCCGGGGCCGGAAGCGGTAAGACGCGAGTTGTCACCTACCGGGTGGCGCGTCTACTTGAAAAAGGCGTGCAGGCCAACTCCATTCTTCTTCTCACGTTTACCAATAAAGCGGCCAGGGAGATGCTTCACAGGGTAGAGCACCTGATGAAGATCGATACACGCTATATCTGGGGCGGCACTTTTCACCACATCGGAAACATGATCTTAAGACAGCAGAGCGAACGCGTAGGTTACAAACGAAATTTCACGATTCTTGACAACGAAGACGCCAAGGATATGATCGACGTGGTGCTCAAGGCTTCCAAAATAGACACAAAGTCAAAGATGTTCCCCAAAGGCAGCGTGCTCAAGGGTATCTTCAGCTACGCCATCAACACGATGAGCACCATTGAGGAAGCTGTCCGGGAAAGAAGCCCCTTCTTCTATGACATTCTCGAGGAAATAGCCACCCTCTTCAATTCCTACACAGAAAAGAAAAGGGCCGCGAACGCTATGGACTTCGACGACCTTCTTTACTACTGGCACAAGGTGCTTTCCGAAAACGAAGATATCCGCAAGGCCTACGCCGCGACTTTCTCCCGAATCCTCGTCGACGAGTACCAGGATACTAACAGGATTCAGGCGGAGATTGTAGATTTCATGGGCCTTCTGAACAGAAACGTCATGGTGGTGGGCGACGACGCGCAGAGCATCTATTCTTTTCGAGGAGCTAATTTCCAGAACATTCTCGAATTTCCAAAGAAATATGAAGACACGCAGATTTTCAAGCTCGAAACGAATTATCGGAGCACCCCGGAAATACTCGGGCTCGCTAACAATACAATCTCCCAGAATAAATATCAGTTCGAAAAAACCTTAAGGAGCATCAAACCGAGCGGCATTATCCCGGTGCTCGCCCCTTCGCGGGATGTGATCCAGCAGGCAGAATTCGTCGCTCAGAGGATCACGGAGTTGCAGGATGAGGAGGGCGTACCCCTTAACCGGATCGCCGTCTTGTACCGGGCACACTACCACTCCATGGAAGTCCAGATGGAGCTCACCCGCAGAGGCATACCCTTTGAGATCAGGAGCGGCCTTCGCTTTTTTGAGCAGGCCCATATCAAGGACGTGGTCTCTTTTTTACGGGTCATGGACAACCCCCATGACGAGATATCCTGGAAGAGGATGTTGAAAATATTTCCGAAAATCGGAAATAAGACAGCAGAACGCATCTACGAATACATTCAAGCTTGCGAGGACCCTTTTGATGAACTTATTTCAAAGAAGATTGCCGGTACCTTCAAGAACGTTTTGAAAGAGAACGTCGAAACATGGTCGCGCCTGTTTAGGGACCTTAAGGAACTCTATGAGCGTGAAGCACCCTCGGACATGATTTCCGCTGTGCTCAAACAGGGTTATGTGGATTACCTGAAATTTGCGTACCCCAATTATGAGACCCGTCTGGAAGACCTGAACCAGTTGATCAATTTCTCAACCAAGTATCAATCGTTGGAGACCTTTTTGAGCGAATTATCACTGATGAGCGGTCTCTCAGGAGAGGAGATCGTATCGGCGGCCGATGAAGATGAAGGACGGGTAGTCCTATCCACTATTCACCAGGCCAAAGGCCTGGAATGGCAGGTGGTCTTCATCATCTGGTGCGCCGAAGGAAGGTTTCCCAACCCGAAATCCATAGAGGACGGCGGCCTGGAAGAGGAACGGCGGCTCTTCTACGTGGCAGTGACCCGCGCCATGGATGAGCTCTATCTCTGTTATCCGCTATTAACTTTCGATAGACAGGCCGGCCACATTATTCTTCGACCATCGCGGTTTCTCACCGAGCTCTCCGGCTCCCACTACGAGGAGTGGTCTATTGCGGACTATTAG
- a CDS encoding AzlC family ABC transporter permease: MGEIRRSILKKAFRYTIPVMFGYVPIGIAFGLLLTKSGYPWFFAVLMSIVVYSGANQFLAVGFFIKNALFVTIRCA, translated from the coding sequence ATGGGAGAAATCCGGCGCTCAATTCTAAAGAAAGCCTTCCGGTACACGATCCCGGTCATGTTCGGATACGTGCCTATCGGGATCGCCTTCGGATTGTTGCTCACCAAATCCGGATATCCCTGGTTCTTTGCTGTGCTCATGAGCATCGTCGTTTACTCGGGTGCAAACCAATTTCTGGCCGTGGGGTTCTTCATTAAAAACGCCCTGTTCGTGACCATACGGTGCGCCTGA
- a CDS encoding biotin--[acetyl-CoA-carboxylase] ligase, whose protein sequence is MDNISEVLKSLRERQSFVSGDHISAKLKVSRTAVWKYMNQLERCGYVISKAKGKGYMLVSTPDKLYSWEIDRYRDTSIIGQKIIYKENVDSTNTLAFKLAMAGEVEGACVIAESQERGKGRLGRRWCSTTGRNIYLSVIVRPRVHPSQVYPITFLSSLAAFDTVYALTSITPTLKWPNDVLLSGRKVCGTLLELSTEADMVRFVVIGIGLNVNMREDELDAEIREKAGSLSMATKKVFERASVCGMLLSNLEKYYLRFREQGAEKMCRLWEERAGIKGKYLEITQMGETHKGVARGVDKDGAILLDIDGITKKIIAGDVSY, encoded by the coding sequence ATGGATAACATCAGCGAAGTGCTGAAATCCCTGCGTGAGCGGCAGAGCTTTGTATCGGGAGATCATATTTCTGCAAAATTGAAGGTTTCGAGAACGGCGGTCTGGAAGTACATGAATCAGCTTGAACGATGCGGGTATGTGATCAGCAAGGCCAAAGGCAAGGGATACATGCTCGTTTCCACGCCGGACAAGCTTTATTCCTGGGAGATAGACAGGTACCGCGACACTTCGATAATCGGGCAAAAGATTATTTACAAGGAGAACGTGGACTCCACGAATACCCTTGCCTTTAAGCTGGCCATGGCCGGAGAGGTGGAGGGCGCGTGCGTGATAGCCGAATCGCAAGAAAGAGGAAAGGGGAGACTGGGGAGAAGGTGGTGTTCGACTACGGGGCGAAATATCTACCTTTCTGTGATCGTGAGGCCGAGGGTCCACCCTTCGCAGGTCTATCCCATTACGTTTCTATCCTCTCTCGCCGCCTTCGACACCGTTTATGCGCTGACCTCCATTACGCCCACGCTCAAATGGCCGAACGACGTGTTACTCTCCGGGAGGAAGGTGTGCGGGACATTACTCGAGCTTTCAACGGAAGCCGATATGGTCAGATTCGTGGTCATTGGCATTGGATTGAACGTTAACATGCGTGAAGACGAGCTCGATGCTGAGATCAGAGAAAAGGCGGGCTCACTCTCGATGGCTACGAAAAAGGTCTTTGAAAGAGCATCGGTCTGTGGTATGCTTCTTTCCAATCTGGAGAAATACTACCTCCGTTTTCGGGAACAGGGGGCAGAAAAGATGTGTCGCCTCTGGGAAGAAAGGGCCGGGATAAAAGGAAAATACCTGGAGATAACCCAGATGGGTGAGACGCACAAAGGCGTTGCCCGCGGCGTGGATAAGGATGGCGCGATTCTGCTTGATATCGACGGAATTACAAAGAAAATCATTGCAGGGGATGTGAGTTACTAG
- the fusA gene encoding elongation factor G, translating to MKKELQRLAKIRNIGIAAHIDAGKTTVTERILYYTGKTHKIGEVHEGTAIMDYLPQEQERGITITSAVTTFYWEDHEIQLIDTPGHVDFTIEVERSLRVLDGMVAVFCGVGGVEPQSETVWHQADKYHVPRIAFINKLDRLGSDFFRVVDLIVEKFGANPIMLQIPLGREDGFYGVVDLIAMKGIVWDEEDMGATYRSIAIPPEYQETARRYREKLFDKLSLLDDEFMEHYLEGGEIDEALIVKALRTATIALKCVPVLCGSALKNKGIQPLIDAVVKYLPSPLDVPPVTGENPDNSELEERKASVDEDLAALAFKIVIEEGRKLTYIRIYSGKLKVGEEIYNVNLRKREKVSRIYRIHANHKDRIEGAEAGAIVGIVGLKETSTGHTLTRAKPILLEPIEIYEPVISIAVEPVRNVDQDKLMLALTRIAEEDPTFVLRADEDAYQTVVSGMGELHLDVVVKRIKEEFGIDLHVGKPQVVYKESIEKPVSREHSFEKIINGVPCRGWVSLSIAPNRRGKGIVTTNRILETHPVFPFVEAIEEGVLEASNIGVLKGYPLTDVMIAINDASFSNPEFARLTLKMAAYDGFREACSEANPIVLVPVMSLTVTTPNEFLGDVIGDLNARRCQIAEILAKDRITVVKAAAPLTNMFGYSTDIRSLSQGRASFTMYFSHYDRIENG from the coding sequence ATGAAAAAGGAATTGCAGCGCTTGGCCAAGATACGCAACATAGGCATTGCGGCCCATATTGACGCAGGCAAGACCACGGTTACCGAGCGTATTCTTTACTATACCGGTAAGACCCACAAGATCGGAGAAGTCCACGAAGGAACCGCGATCATGGATTATCTCCCGCAGGAGCAAGAGCGGGGTATCACCATTACATCGGCGGTGACCACGTTCTACTGGGAAGACCACGAGATACAGCTTATCGATACGCCGGGACATGTGGATTTCACCATCGAGGTGGAACGGTCGCTTCGGGTCCTCGACGGGATGGTGGCCGTATTTTGCGGTGTGGGAGGGGTCGAACCCCAATCCGAGACGGTCTGGCACCAGGCGGACAAATACCACGTGCCGAGGATCGCCTTCATAAACAAGCTCGACAGGCTGGGTTCCGATTTTTTTCGTGTCGTGGACCTCATCGTGGAGAAATTCGGGGCCAACCCCATTATGCTTCAGATACCGCTCGGCAGGGAAGACGGTTTCTACGGCGTTGTCGACCTCATTGCCATGAAAGGCATCGTCTGGGACGAGGAAGACATGGGGGCTACCTACCGCTCTATAGCCATACCACCTGAATACCAGGAAACTGCTCGTCGGTACCGGGAGAAGCTCTTCGACAAGCTGTCTCTTCTCGATGACGAATTCATGGAACACTATCTGGAAGGCGGAGAGATCGACGAGGCCCTGATTGTAAAAGCGCTGAGGACTGCGACTATCGCCCTGAAATGCGTACCGGTTCTCTGCGGATCGGCGCTCAAGAATAAGGGCATCCAACCGCTTATCGATGCGGTGGTCAAGTATCTGCCGTCTCCCCTCGACGTTCCGCCGGTAACGGGAGAGAACCCGGACAACTCCGAACTGGAAGAGAGGAAGGCAAGTGTAGACGAAGACCTCGCCGCGCTTGCCTTCAAGATCGTCATTGAAGAAGGAAGGAAACTTACCTATATTCGCATTTATTCGGGCAAACTCAAGGTGGGCGAAGAGATTTATAATGTAAATCTTCGCAAGAGGGAGAAGGTCAGCCGCATCTACAGGATTCACGCGAACCATAAAGACAGGATTGAGGGGGCTGAGGCAGGTGCCATAGTTGGCATCGTGGGATTAAAAGAGACCTCCACCGGCCATACGCTCACCAGGGCTAAACCCATACTCCTCGAACCCATTGAGATCTATGAGCCCGTTATCTCCATTGCCGTTGAGCCCGTGCGCAATGTGGACCAGGACAAACTCATGCTCGCGCTCACGAGGATCGCGGAGGAAGACCCCACATTCGTGCTGAGAGCAGACGAAGATGCCTATCAAACGGTCGTTTCCGGCATGGGTGAGCTGCACCTCGATGTAGTTGTGAAGAGGATCAAGGAAGAGTTCGGCATCGACCTCCATGTGGGCAAGCCCCAGGTAGTTTACAAGGAAAGTATAGAAAAGCCCGTATCCAGGGAGCACAGCTTCGAAAAGATCATCAACGGCGTGCCCTGCAGAGGATGGGTGTCGCTTAGTATCGCGCCCAACCGAAGAGGCAAGGGGATTGTCACGACAAATCGTATTTTAGAGACGCATCCCGTGTTTCCTTTTGTCGAGGCAATCGAGGAGGGCGTCCTGGAAGCTTCAAACATAGGGGTTCTCAAGGGGTATCCTCTCACCGACGTGATGATCGCCATCAACGATGCCTCATTCAGCAATCCCGAATTTGCCCGGCTCACTCTGAAAATGGCCGCATATGATGGATTCCGCGAGGCATGTTCCGAGGCGAACCCTATCGTGCTCGTGCCCGTCATGTCCCTCACGGTGACCACGCCGAATGAATTTCTCGGTGATGTTATCGGCGATCTTAATGCCCGCAGGTGCCAGATTGCCGAGATACTGGCCAAGGACAGGATCACGGTGGTAAAGGCAGCCGCGCCACTCACGAATATGTTCGGTTATTCCACAGACATCCGTTCCCTCTCCCAGGGCAGAGCCTCCTTCACCATGTATTTCTCGCACTATGACAGGATAGAAAATGGATAA
- a CDS encoding alpha/beta hydrolase — MVILMHHGFGCSKIWKAVYPAVMARGYTVVMFDRRGFGRSERGSDFQNFYETERYRPESVAELRTVKQSLGIGACHLVGQCEGGVVGVDYAVKYPEEVKSLVVASTQCFSEVPMVELNRMRLVNRFSDLAPELKAKMIDWHGEAAETNYDQFAKYGGAYGVDYFDLRPVLHHVSCPTLVLYPDRSSIFDVEQAIAFYRHLPKGELAVFPRCGHNTYEQRPEDYTRTVLDFIARTEKGEDTKAAQAAMTCLA, encoded by the coding sequence GTGGTGATTTTAATGCATCACGGGTTCGGGTGCAGCAAGATATGGAAAGCCGTTTATCCCGCGGTTATGGCCCGAGGTTACACGGTGGTGATGTTCGACCGCCGTGGTTTTGGTCGATCAGAGCGGGGTAGTGACTTTCAGAATTTTTATGAAACCGAGCGGTATCGGCCGGAAAGTGTGGCAGAACTGAGGACGGTCAAACAAAGTCTCGGCATCGGGGCGTGCCACCTCGTAGGACAATGCGAAGGCGGCGTGGTCGGGGTGGACTATGCGGTCAAATACCCCGAAGAAGTCAAAAGCCTCGTTGTTGCCAGCACTCAATGTTTCAGCGAAGTCCCCATGGTGGAGCTCAATCGTATGAGGCTCGTCAACAGATTCTCAGACCTTGCGCCCGAGCTCAAGGCCAAGATGATTGACTGGCATGGCGAAGCGGCTGAGACGAATTACGACCAGTTTGCCAAATACGGCGGGGCCTATGGTGTGGATTATTTCGACCTGAGGCCAGTTCTGCATCACGTATCATGTCCCACACTCGTACTCTATCCGGACCGCAGTTCCATCTTCGATGTAGAGCAGGCAATCGCCTTCTATCGCCATCTCCCTAAAGGAGAGTTGGCCGTTTTTCCCAGATGCGGCCACAACACGTATGAGCAGCGGCCCGAAGATTATACGCGTACGGTTCTCGATTTCATCGCCCGCACCGAAAAAGGCGAAGACACAAAGGCCGCTCAAGCGGCCATGACGTGCCTAGCCTGA
- a CDS encoding anaerobic sulfatase maturase, whose protein sequence is MKVSREFQIFAKPAGPACNLACRYCYYLNKEDLYGKGNSFRMSDEILETYITQHIEAFDEQVIHFSWHGGEPTLLGLDYFRKIVELQRRHRGHGQRIQNGIQTNGTLLDEEWCEFLASEGFGVGVSLDGPEQFHDLYRLTRAQGPTHKQVMRGITLLQKHRIPFDVLCVVNDKNVRHPTEVYRFFKQTGVRYIGFLPLVEFDSRTRRVSDSTVPAEALGDFLCAIFDEWLACDIGRVTVQIFEEAIGGGIRGEHALCIFRKTCGDIPVVEHNGDVFCCDHFVHQRYRLGNICDTPLAQLLESPRQRAFGQDKFDRLPLACKTCEVLTLCNGGCPKDRFMPAPRGARDLNYLCAGYKRFFTHCRPFIDEVSALWQGNKQDRALETPNRSAKPGIKAGRNDPCPCGSGKKYKKCCMGK, encoded by the coding sequence GTGAAGGTTTCCCGTGAATTCCAGATTTTCGCCAAGCCCGCCGGGCCAGCCTGCAACCTCGCCTGTCGCTACTGTTACTACCTGAACAAGGAAGATCTCTATGGAAAGGGTAACTCCTTTCGCATGTCCGATGAGATCCTCGAAACGTACATTACCCAGCATATCGAGGCTTTTGATGAACAGGTCATACATTTCTCCTGGCATGGAGGCGAGCCCACTCTCCTGGGGCTCGACTACTTTCGAAAGATTGTTGAGTTGCAACGCAGACATCGTGGTCACGGGCAGCGTATACAAAACGGCATCCAGACAAACGGTACCCTCCTCGACGAAGAGTGGTGCGAGTTTCTTGCTTCGGAGGGTTTCGGAGTGGGGGTGAGTCTCGATGGTCCCGAGCAATTCCACGACCTTTATCGCCTGACCAGGGCGCAGGGGCCTACGCACAAACAGGTCATGCGCGGGATTACACTCCTGCAAAAGCACCGGATCCCCTTCGATGTGCTCTGTGTGGTAAATGACAAAAACGTGCGCCATCCCACCGAGGTATATCGATTCTTCAAGCAGACCGGCGTCCGCTATATCGGCTTTTTACCGCTCGTTGAATTTGACTCTCGCACACGCCGGGTAAGCGATAGTACGGTGCCTGCCGAGGCTCTTGGTGATTTCCTCTGCGCGATCTTTGATGAGTGGCTCGCGTGTGACATAGGCCGCGTCACCGTGCAGATATTCGAAGAGGCGATCGGAGGGGGCATAAGAGGGGAACATGCACTCTGCATTTTCCGGAAGACATGCGGGGATATTCCCGTGGTCGAACACAACGGAGATGTCTTTTGTTGCGATCACTTTGTGCATCAGCGCTATCGGCTCGGCAATATCTGTGATACTCCCCTCGCCCAGCTTCTCGAAAGTCCCCGGCAAAGGGCTTTCGGGCAGGATAAGTTCGATCGTCTGCCCCTCGCGTGCAAAACCTGCGAAGTCCTTACCCTCTGCAATGGGGGTTGCCCCAAGGACCGGTTTATGCCCGCGCCCCGCGGCGCACGGGATCTCAACTACCTCTGTGCCGGCTACAAACGTTTCTTCACCCATTGCCGCCCTTTTATTGACGAGGTGTCAGCCTTGTGGCAAGGAAACAAGCAGGATAGAGCGTTGGAAACTCCGAACCGGAGCGCGAAACCCGGTATTAAAGCAGGTCGCAACGATCCCTGCCCCTGTGGCAGCGGAAAAAAATACAAAAAGTGCTGCATGGGTAAGTGA